A genomic stretch from Malus domestica chromosome 15, GDT2T_hap1 includes:
- the LOC103456083 gene encoding UDP-glycosyltransferase 73B4-like, producing the protein MASAPSTPYVVIFPFMAYGHTLPLLDLSKALSHRKIKVSIITTPSNAKSVAQHLANYQNIDLIEIPFPTIDGLPQGCENTSQLPSMAFYVPFLVATKKLQTPFEQVLQGMRESKSLPICVISDFFLGWTLSSCRSFGVPRLVFHGMGVLSMAICKAVCVHMPHTKGKSVFDPIELPGLKLPFDLSVSDLPAQLIQATDEKDPFSQFIDAVGEADINSWGVIVNSFEEIESGTVSSFEAFYENGARAWCLGPLLLYEKVEGVEKHISHNQPSKLMQWLNDQVTLGSVLYVSFGTQADLSDAQLDEVGLGLEEAGVPFLLVVRSTTWSPPNGLEERLKGKGLIIREWVDQRQILSHRAVGGFFSHCGWNSVLESISAGVPILAWPMIAEQSLNAKLIAEGLGAGLGVTKSHDLGSGIEVSRQAVCEGVRELMGGEKGRDARERAQALGRVAWRAVQEGGSSNQALKMLIDQLCACYAQ; encoded by the exons ATGGCATCAGCACCATCAACTCCCTATGTAGTAATCTTCCCTTTCATGGCTTACGGCCACACTCTTCCATTACTGGACCTCTCGAAAGCTCTCTCCCACCGGAAAATCAAGGTGTCCATCATCACAACTCCATCAAATGCAAAATCAGTTGCCCAACACCTAGCAAACTACCAAAATATAGACTTGATTGAAATCCCATTTCCCACCATCGATGGCCTTCCTCAAGGTTGTGAAAACACCTCCCAACTTCCATCCATGGCTTTCTATGTCCctttcctcgtggccaccaaaaaACTCCAAACCCCTTTCGAACAAGTCCTACAAGGAATGAGGGAATCCAAATCCCTTCCCATTTGTGTCATCTCTGACTTCTTTTTGGGTTGGACTCTCTCTTCATGCAGATCCTTTGGGGTCCCTAGGTTGGTTTTTCATGGCATGGGGGTCTTATCAATGGCTATATGCAAAGCTGTGTGCGTGCACATGCCACACACGAAAGGGAAGTCGGTTTTCGACCCCATAGAGTTGCCAGGTCTCAAGCTTCCCTTTGATCTAAGTGTTTCGGACTTACCTGCTCAACTCATTCAAGCAACTGATGAGAAGGACCCTTTTTCTCAATTCATAGACGCTGTGGGAGAAGCTGACATCAATAGTTGGGGGGTTATTGTGAACAGCTTTGAGGAGATAGAGAGCGGAACTGTTTCTTcatttgaagctttctatgaaaATGGAGCTAGAGCTTGGTGTTTAGGACCTTTGCTGTTGTATGAAAAAGTTGAAGGTGTTGAGAAACACATCAGCCACAACCAACCCAGCAAGTTAATGCAATGGCTCAATGACCAAGTGACTCTAGGCTCTGTGCTATATGTCTCGTTCGGCACGCAAGCAGACTTGTCAGATGCTCAACTTGATGAAGTGGGTTTGGGTTTGGAGGAGGCTGGGGTTCCATTTTTATTGGTGGTTCGATCAACCACTTGGTCTCCACCAAATGGACTTGAAGAGAGGTTGAAAG GTAAAGGATTGATCATAAGGGAATGGGTTGACCAGCGCCAAATACTGTCACACCGAGCAGTCGGAGGGTTTTTTAGTCACTGTGGTTGGAACTCAGTGCTTGAAAGTATATCTGCTGGAGTGCCAATCTTGGCTTGGCCTATGATAGCTGAGCAGTCTTTGAATGCTAAACTTATTGCCGAAGGACTTGGGGCTGGACTTGGCGTTACAAAGAGCCATGATTTGGGGTCAGGAATTGAGGTTTCGAGGCAGGCAGTCTGTGAAGGAGTGAGAGAGTTGATgggaggagagaagggaaggGATGCAAGGGAGAGAGCACAAGCTTTGGGAAGAGTAGCTTGGCGTGCGGTTCAAGAAGGTGGTTCGTCCAATCAAGCCCTAAAAATGCTTATTGACCAACTATGTGCATGTTATGCTCAATAG
- the LOC103424736 gene encoding serine/arginine-rich splicing factor RSZ22A-like — protein MSRVYVGNLSPRVSEADLEDEFRVFGNIRSVWVARRPPGYAFVDFDDIRDAEDAIRGLDGKNNWRVELSHNSRGGGGGRGGGGRGRSGGSDLKCYECGEPGHFARECRLRGGGGGGGGGRRRSRTPPRYRRSPSYGRRSYSPRGRSPRRRSLTPRGNSRSRSPPYRGREELPYANGNGLKDRRRSRS, from the exons ATGTCTCGTGTGTACGTCGGAAACTTGAGTCCTCGAGTTTCCGAGGCAGATCTCGAAGACGAGTTTCGTGTTTTTGGAAATATTAGAAG CGTGTGGGTTGCTCGGAGACCACCGGGTTACGCTTTTGTTGACTTTGATGATATCAGAGACGCTGAGGATGCAATCCGTGGATTAGATG GTAAGAATAACTGGAGAGTTGAGCTTTCACACAACTctagaggtggtggtggtggtcgtGGTGGAGGTGGTCGTGGCCGCTCTGGCGGTTCTGATTTGAAGTGCTATGAGTGTGGTGAGCCTGGGCATTTTGCTCGTGAATGCCGTCtacgtggtggtggtggtggtggtggtggtggaaggcGTCGTAGCCGCACCCCTCCTCGCTATCGCAGAAGTCCCAGTTATGGTCGCAG GAGCTACAGTCCTCGTGGGAGATCCCCAAGACGTCGCAGTTTGACACCACGTGGGAACAGCCGCAGCAGGTCCCCACCGTACCGTGGGCGGGAGGAGTTGCCTTATGCCAATGG CAATGGTCTGAAGGATCGCCGCCGAAGCAGGAGTTAA